A genomic region of Bradyrhizobium sp. ORS 278 contains the following coding sequences:
- a CDS encoding outer membrane protein — translation MQKTALITTASVALLGLAPASAADFATRPYGKAPPPAYVTPLPSWAGFYLGLNGGADWSRNCWTLNNVGGVPVAPRQSEGCHNASSGLIGGQVGYRWQAASWVFGLEAQGNWTDLKSSNASTAALAAGITNTTKTDAIGLFTGQVGYAWDNVLWYVKGGAAVAHNKYTGTANAAAPVAVGTLLDSASETRWGGTVGTGVEYGFAPNWSVAVEYDHLFMGSRDISFPATANVNSRIDTIKQDIDIATVRVNYRFGATGATRY, via the coding sequence ATGCAGAAGACTGCTCTGATCACCACGGCGAGCGTTGCGTTGCTCGGATTGGCTCCGGCATCGGCAGCCGACTTCGCTACGCGCCCCTATGGCAAGGCGCCGCCGCCGGCCTATGTCACGCCGCTGCCGAGTTGGGCCGGTTTCTACCTCGGCCTCAACGGCGGCGCCGACTGGAGCCGCAATTGCTGGACCCTGAATAACGTCGGCGGCGTGCCGGTTGCACCGAGACAATCCGAGGGCTGCCACAATGCGTCCAGCGGACTGATCGGTGGCCAGGTCGGCTATCGCTGGCAGGCCGCGAGCTGGGTGTTTGGCCTCGAGGCCCAAGGCAATTGGACCGACCTGAAATCGTCGAACGCCAGCACAGCCGCGCTGGCGGCCGGCATCACCAACACGACAAAGACTGACGCCATCGGCCTGTTCACCGGCCAGGTCGGCTACGCCTGGGACAACGTGCTCTGGTACGTGAAGGGCGGCGCGGCGGTCGCGCACAACAAATACACCGGCACCGCGAATGCCGCCGCGCCGGTCGCCGTCGGCACCCTGCTGGATTCGGCCAGCGAGACTCGCTGGGGCGGCACCGTCGGCACCGGTGTCGAGTACGGCTTTGCGCCGAACTGGTCGGTCGCAGTCGAGTACGACCACCTGTTCATGGGATCACGCGACATCAGCTTTCCGGCGACCGCGAACGTCAACTCCCGCATCGACACGATCAAGCAGGACATCGACATCGCCACGGTCCGCGTGAACTATCGATTCGGCGCGACGGGAGCGACGCGCTACTGA
- a CDS encoding outer membrane protein, translated as MKKLLVITTALVGIATATSASAADLAARPYTKAPPAIVAINDWSGFYLGINGGYGSSRNCWTLVNGPAEGCHNATGGTVGGQFGYRWQMGQVVFGLEAQGNWADLTGNNVTPVFAPDRNRTKLTAFGLFTGQIGYSFGDTLLYAKGGAAVTDTRYEIFSGVINTVLAATTVHKWGASVGAGVEYAFAPSWSVGFEYDHLFMGNTNVPFQGAVFAQTDRIKQDVDLFTARINYRFGGPVVAKY; from the coding sequence ATGAAGAAGTTGCTTGTGATCACGACGGCCCTCGTCGGCATCGCAACCGCGACGTCCGCGTCGGCGGCCGATCTGGCCGCCCGGCCTTACACCAAGGCGCCGCCGGCCATCGTCGCCATCAACGACTGGAGCGGTTTCTATCTCGGCATCAACGGCGGTTATGGCTCGAGCCGCAATTGCTGGACGCTGGTGAACGGCCCGGCCGAGGGTTGCCACAACGCCACCGGCGGCACCGTCGGCGGCCAGTTCGGCTATCGCTGGCAGATGGGTCAGGTCGTGTTCGGCCTGGAGGCGCAGGGCAACTGGGCCGATCTCACCGGCAACAACGTCACGCCCGTGTTCGCGCCCGATCGCAACCGCACCAAGCTCACCGCTTTCGGCCTGTTTACCGGCCAGATCGGCTATTCCTTCGGCGACACCCTGCTCTACGCCAAGGGCGGCGCGGCCGTGACCGACACCAGGTACGAGATCTTTTCCGGCGTGATCAACACCGTGCTCGCCGCCACGACCGTGCACAAATGGGGCGCGTCCGTGGGCGCCGGCGTCGAATACGCCTTTGCGCCGAGCTGGTCGGTGGGCTTCGAGTACGACCATCTGTTCATGGGCAACACCAACGTCCCCTTCCAGGGCGCCGTCTTCGCCCAGACCGACAGGATCAAGCAGGACGTCGACCTGTTCACGGCACGCATCAACTACCGCTTCGGCGGTCCCGTCGTCGCCAAATACTGA
- a CDS encoding outer membrane protein: protein MKKILLATVALAALAAPAAAADLAARPTYTKAPVLAPVPTWAGFYLGAFGGYATTDNGGVLSPKGGFAGGTIGYNWQSGAWVYGLEADAAWADIKDSVGGVVPGFGAVGIASKIDATGTARGRVGYAFNNVLLYGTGGYAWANNKITLSALGVGVSDTQFLSGWTAGGGVEVLFAPKWSVKAEYLYKSFDGKTYFGGALPTGNLNLHSVQVGVNYHF from the coding sequence ATGAAGAAGATCCTGCTTGCGACCGTGGCCCTGGCCGCCCTGGCCGCTCCCGCCGCCGCTGCCGATCTTGCCGCGCGTCCGACCTACACCAAGGCGCCGGTTCTCGCGCCTGTGCCGACTTGGGCCGGCTTCTACCTCGGTGCCTTCGGCGGCTATGCGACCACAGATAATGGCGGCGTGCTGAGCCCGAAGGGCGGCTTCGCCGGTGGCACCATCGGCTACAACTGGCAGTCCGGCGCGTGGGTTTACGGCCTTGAGGCCGATGCAGCCTGGGCCGACATCAAGGACTCCGTTGGTGGCGTCGTTCCGGGCTTCGGCGCCGTCGGCATCGCCAGCAAGATCGACGCGACCGGCACCGCCCGTGGCCGGGTTGGTTACGCGTTCAACAACGTTCTGCTGTACGGCACCGGCGGTTACGCCTGGGCGAACAACAAGATCACGCTCTCGGCGCTCGGCGTCGGCGTCTCCGACACGCAGTTCCTGAGCGGCTGGACCGCTGGCGGCGGCGTCGAGGTGCTGTTCGCTCCGAAGTGGTCGGTGAAGGCCGAGTACCTCTACAAGAGCTTCGACGGCAAGACCTACTTCGGCGGCGCTCTTCCGACCGGCAACCTGAACCTGCACAGCGTTCAGGTCGGCGTGAACTATCACTTCTAA